GTTCTTGAATGGAAAGCAAGCATTTAAccaaattataattacaatggtatttgctgatcttatgtattttgtaataaagatttatagatGCCTATAGGGTCTAatctagctttattgaaatgtacatcAAAACTGAACACATCGAAACCGAACACATGTACGTTTGTGTTACCTGATGAGGCCTCCCACGGGGTGACTCGCCAAACtcgtaaacaaatgaaagtaaacacaaacacgccatgtcgttacctgctatatagatattacactttgtttctttttataataatacagcgatgtatacatacatacgaAGTCTGGAAAGCCTACATGTTCTACTCCATCGAAGACTTAGACCAGTGTTTGAGACAACAGGGTCAACGACGATATCGGCATTATCGGATATATCAATGACAAGATatcatgatcatgaattactaactgagtacaatccacattgtagcataagattattattatgaactttgtaattactacatgcaaaaacatatatacataatatatgtttatggtacatgtaaagatacatgtatatgaaccaaaggtgtttggctctatagacttttttctctctctctctctctatatatatatatatacatgtacaaatgtatatgcaatactgtgtcaatatataaagagagaaaaatgtctatagagccaaacaccagTGCATGAACCACATTTAGGCCAATATGATTCATTTTTATCTCATAATTCATTGCATGCACGGGACAGTAAAAGgaatgcatgtacaaaatgtaaaatagtttggtttgattgaatAGTACTAAGAAATGGAGTATAAAAACAGTCCGTTAATGATTTCTATACATTTCATCAAGCGAAGATAACCTGGATCagtccatcctcgatactccaggggttccgatcacatacgatctctacacccctggactatctcatagtaaaactgaaggcagttcagaagaaaatatctgaccaatcacaggcctgcaaagatttcctttgaagactacagagagagcgacacccaacttcaaagccacacagtcgacctcagtgtaccgttatacggttcttttgatgtacatcaaaggactaaattacctgttctttccagttgcctccagttttactatgagatagtccaggggtgtagagatcgtatgtgatcggaacccctggagtatcgaggatgggatcaGTTCTTCattaaaagaagagaaaatgaGGAAAATATCCGTTTAAATAAGACTGGTAAAGTCCTAGCAAGCATCACGAACTTATTTTTtctcacatattttatttatggcATAAACATTTAGACTTGCTCCATAAATCGAACTTTTCCTGTGAAAACAAATGGGCTGAAtgctaataaacataattcacgttcagcgaagagaaatttcagtttcaattcccttttcctttttactacGTACATGTAAGAATTACGTACCGACGGCAAATGATAGTCCACCAGGTAGTATCAagggtcaaaataatatatgttgtgtctttttaatgatgaaactcCAATTgtctgacaatatttatatccccttAGTTCACTCTAATATATACTGACGTTTGTACTAATATAAATACGAGTCTTTGATTAGTTAATTCGCTCCGTGTACATAAAATTGTTGgcctatatttaaaaatgccCATACGATAATTAAGACTCATGCACCTGGTAATCACTACTTGATGTATATACACGCATACTCTGATGAAATGTATAATTATCCTTTTATAAATACACGAAACGTAATCTAGAAacatttaatcaattaattatacagaaatgaaaTCTCGACAGGTATTGCATGGTATATAGCCCCttcatctatatgtacatgtataagttataatacatgtatatagtaattgAGCTATTAGTCCACCTCTTTACGTACATTCTGTATGTTCTAATTAagtatttagatatactgtACTCTCTTTactctcaaattatgaatagattagtagtatcatggtatttatttttctatttatagTTTTGGattaatactgtatttatctcaaattattacaCGAGAGGAAAGAAAATCAACCGATCATCACCAAAATTGACACGGCcacgtgtttatatttgtacgataaaataccccatatggtgccccatgtgtgcatttcactatttacatccactatttttcgattatacgtatttttgtattaagctttatataaactatatgtaacctttgacaggacacatttataatctgtgaaatctaatgtatcatatactaaaacaattatagaacattgtattgctcACCGTTTCCTCAAAACTGCCCTCTGTCTCGGCCatgcttgttttgtttactatatccgggtatcgaacatatacgtatacacgaggtatttttaactatgcaaatcaacccgttctattttaagaattctttgCTAATTGATTATTGCGTAATAATCTTCATtggaaagaaaccaaatgaagaacctttcataagggatgttcatgtatattttagccaagtttggtgaaagcataatgggactttaaacaGTGTAATACACCGACTCCCAGTATCGCGTGAGCAGCTGGAATCTGCGTAtatagcggatgtacacagactctacatccaacaataaaaataataaagcgAGTACACTTGcactaaaaaaaatatacttacggtatatttatattaaatgagATACTACAAAGTACATGTAGCGTTATTGAGTAAGCCtactttgtatgtatgtatgtatgtatatttgtacattttctatgtatacatgtagatgtaggtACATTTTAGATGTTTGTGACATTCAATTCTACCAGAAACATATGTGCATattgtacagtatatgtttcTGGTGCCAGCGCATAGTTTCCGCCGCCAACTTTCATTCTCTGCAAACACATTTCATATTTAGAATAATTAGTTTCTTGGTTATAATCTAAATTGCAAAGTAACTCaaagtatgatttataaacaaaatatgaattaataaagtgatttgtaataaatgtatatgttgtgtttATAATATATCTTAGTGATTTTAAAAGCCATGTTTActacatatacattatgtatgttgACTTTACTGGACGGCACAAATTCTTTTATTACTATTTATTAGcccattttgttaaaattaattaaacatataaaacatttctcaaatGGTATAAGTAATAAGAAactattgatgttatatttcctcttttatataatttaatttcatatgttacactcatctCCACAGGTTAGAtttttgaggttatttttccatcaCTGCGCCACAAgtcaatatgttttattgtaaaagtaagtaaaattatGGAAATCTATGCCTAATTAGCTATAGTACCTGAGTGAGTTATCTGAATCAAATTATAAGCAATGGCACAAAgtcacacacaaaaaatgaaaCGTTACGTATAGTGTGCCTTTAAGATAACTTCAATAAGCGTTTAAGACAGATGTAACGTCATTTGAGTTATTACATATGTTTTACGTTTCGCTGTAATCTTAAGCGACCAATATTAACAGGACTAgcaatacatatatttgtacagCAAAACGATACggaacgctacccaaaatggaacacttttaaaatatgtgatacagaattttcagtttacaatctaaactaacGATAACTGTCCTGAACAAAAACTAAGATGCTGATGAATATCTGTGACAATTTTCATATGTCATTTTGTTTCCAGTTGCTCTTTATCagaatttaaaaatgaaaataatgaaattttgaaaaactttTGGAAACGACATCGTTCGACAACCCTAAGcacaccatatattttaaaataagaaaaacgattgctgaattcaaacatttttttatcttgtatGGGCAGttttaatcaaactttattgaggaggtgttccattttgggtactcaaacttgctgaaacacagggctggaCCGGGCTTCCAAACTCTAAATATAACTGTGCACTACTGACAAGTAAACAAGTCatgaaatcaaaaataaaagcatctatttgtggatattaagaaaaaaatctagattcaaacacaagtaagaatttttttacaattatcttcaaaaggtgttccaatttgggtagcgtcattTTAGTCTGTGtagaacccccccccccccccccccgccccccgtTCGCACTCTGTGGCTCGAGTCTCTTGACATAGAGCGAAAATTATTCTTATGAGCTACAGTACGCTTTTCCCACTCAAATTGTTTGCAAATATTTACCTTGTCGACATCAAGTGTTTCCTTTGATTGTTTTGAAGCCACATGTGATCCCGGTTTATCGGTGTTCTCCGCTTCGCTCATGATTGTTGTTTCTTGAAAAGAGACGGATGTCGCTTAGGCCACACGAAATTGAAATCTGTGTCTCATTAACGCTTGAATTTTCTCCTgtattttcatataatacaaCGGTAAAAATGAACTCACAACAACATTTTCAAATTctctaaatataaaaaaaaaatattcaatcatCTCTTATAATTGTCACTAATGGTGATAAAGAAAGTGATACATTTTAGTGAACGACGATTAGTCGTTGTCAATGACAAGCTTGCAACGAACGAGAGTTGTTTACTGTAACGCTAGGTCATGGAGGGGCAAGAAGAAAATGATGACATTTTCCATGACATTTTTATGTCTGAAGAAAGGTTTGAACTCAGTATATATATCTTTCGTTCTATTAGGCTTGCTTTCAATAGActattcacatttttgtttcGAAAGTTGAGTCGACTGACTCACTGACggacacagggacttgtaacgtgcGTTGGTTGTGAGAAAATTAAAGTCTCATAATAAAAGGataagggaaccaacggcttgcttggaagaggtacacctgcctctaccgAAGTCATCCGTACTCTGTCAAACAATTTGCTTCCCTTTGAGCGTCATTGCTGTTAGGCCTAACATTCATAGCaggaatttattatttatagctaaatatattctaccttttaatgggactcattcacgtaccacgtgatacccgataacttttgtgcgggactatagtttctattggtgatggaatgacgttaTCGTgggataacgtcatttcagcgggaagattacagaGACCAAGTTACgctccatcaccactggagatactagtcccgcacaaaccttatcgggtatcacgtggaatgtgaattagtcccattattTCACTAAGAtcatatcaaacaaatacatgtagaaatTATACATTAGGTGTCAATCTTTAGTCAGCATTAATTCCATCTTTTATTTCTTACTTAAAACATGTATGGCCGTAACAATGctaggccgttttcgattatacggtttgactgattgaacctagttgttcgtttatcaATTAAAGATGGActtggtgattttatattgttttcagacgagcttccacaaagccctcacaggtcTGTATCATAAACTggaggtccgtcaggatttatacttgaaataatgatttttacaaacggtcgaaccggttgttccgaataaacgaaattTGTCGAAAACGGCACTATATTACTGTAATAAACCGAACTTTATTTGATGAAATTACTACGCTCTCTTTCATCTCGAAATGTGAAAGCTCTAGTTGCATCCCTTTAAACGTCATTGCCATTAGGGCCAACATTCATAGCTATATACTAGTGCACTGCATTGCACTTGCTGTTCAACTTTTTTTAGCTGTGtttaaacaaacatacacaacaTATTTGCAACATTTCGATCATTACATCAAAGGATTAAccaaattttgacattttatttgacaaaagtATTTGGCCATGATTTTTAAGTCAAACGTTGGCATGGTAAGGGTCTTTGGTGGCCCCCAAATtcgctatttttcaaagtctgttattttaagatgttaatcttgcatttcaaatattaactacatacatacctgacatatttcATAGTGTTAttaggtaatatagcagttctagttgccatggcaaccatttttattgTAGATAagttatgcaaaatgtgaaaatttcatcaaaattggcctttttatgcagttttttatctagttaacatagagcacattctagaacaaactttatatttctcaaaatggtGTATTCTTCGTGTCTTGTAATTCCCTTAGAATATAAAGTTTGTactctattgcttttaaaagaaaaacctatcaaaaaatatgcaaaaattgaacaaattttcaaatttgcataatttatgcaaagttaccatggttatatagcaaaaacatactttctgttaacaaaaatatcattaccGGTAAGTTTTTATCTGgggcgtattcaatatttcaaacgcagcaacttaatttctaaatactctatttgaaatttggtagattgaggggccaaaaagagccattaccatatctagtcctttcAAACAAAATTCAATCAGTCAACATATGTGTTTtagattttctttcattttgttgatcatataaatacatattcatCACTTTATACTATTTAtctaaagtaaaaaaaatcaaaacaaaaaagacCAATGCTTGTTGATAAATAACTTTTAATTCAtgcatacagtatatatatatatttgtatatagatcTCAGAGTCAAGGCTTCGCTGCTGGACAAAAGATTGGAGAGAAGACTGGTTTGGAAGATGGGTATCAGTTAGGATGGGAGAAAGGGGCAGGTATTGGATCTGAGGTAATTATAAGTCACTGTACaattaatctaattaaaatcTTAATAACTTACCACAGCACGACCCCAAGTATGGTTAGCCAAACAACATTGTTACATGTTGCCTATAAAAACTTTGGTGTGTCAATTTTCTTCGAAGTAGAAACGGTGATGTTCTGATTCTAGACCAGATGTTATGCTTAGGTGATTCCTAATGGAGAgctgttagatcttgtattggagcgtatcaTACAGCATCCAAATAGAATCAAATATGTATGTGTTACACAGTGTATATGGTTGGCACATAACCTATCATCAGACATCTATAATGGTGGTAGTGACAagtcaatgtatatatataatattggcTCAACTGTTTACTCTTTGGGTCAAAACCTTTAAGTAAACACCAGTTACGCTATAGGAAAAACTGTTCTCTAGGGTAGTCACATAACctacaatgtacatgcatgtatatatgcgTTTATTTTgccttacatttacatttattctttactcctttattaattttattgtaGCTGGGATTTTATGTTGGATTCTGCCAAAAAATATTGCAGAAATTGAATGATTCCCCTGAAGGCAAGCAAAGGTAAGTAAGCTTCACAGTTCAAACTACTGATAATGTTTCATAGGTATTATGTAATATCACATTTTTAGGACTTGAGACGACCTTTaattctaatcaccttttgtccaTCGTCGTGCGTCATGTGtcttacattttcgacttcttctccaaaactgctgaggCAAACTCAgtgaaattttgcaaaaactttctaaggcataaggccaatcaaaattgtgaattatatggtccccatcccccagggggctgtgggaggggccaaaaggggtagaattgactaaaatttcaaaaatcttcttctgcgctcacagatgtggtagaatcgtATACTCTTTATAGATAGAAAGGCCTTAAaggtcttttacaaaaattgagAATTATATATGAACCTGGGGTCTCTTGTTATCCTCTGGGAGGGGGTTAAAATACTCTACATAGTACATAGATAGGAAGCCTAAaggtcttttacaaaaattgtgaattataaatATGACCCTGAGGTCTCTCCTtatcccctggggaggggttaaggttacaatagtttatataaagaaaacacatttttgaacattatttggtcattgtcagaattatcagaaTGAGATAGCCATTGAACAAATTTTCCATggctgaccccaaggggccttaggggtgaggtcaaaatgggtcaaataggctatctAACATctatactcttcatagatttaAAGGcctaaaggtcctttacaaaaattgtgaattttgtgaccctggggtctctcgtTATCTCCttgggagggggttaagtttactgtagtttatatatatagagaaaacacatttttgaacattatgtggtcatttgttataggaaatgaatcaaatgttgtcagaattatcagtatgagatagCCATtgaacaaattttccatgactgacccccaggggcttTAGGGGTAGGgtcaaaaaggggtcaaataggctaaaacttcaaaaatcttcttctgaaatcctggaaatggtagaatcaaatactttggggagggggtcaagtttactatagtttatatgggGAAAAAagatttatgagcatttttttgctcaattcaaataggaaatgagtcaaacttggttagaattattagcctgagatagtattttaacgTCATAActatattggtccaggccgacccccttcGGGCAAACAGgctaaacttaaaaaaatatttttctaaaattctggaaatggtagaatcaaatactttttatagatggaaaggtcttaaggttttataaaa
The nucleotide sequence above comes from Argopecten irradians isolate NY chromosome 1, Ai_NY, whole genome shotgun sequence. Encoded proteins:
- the LOC138325479 gene encoding protein LTO1 homolog isoform X1, with the translated sequence MEGQEENDDIFHDIFMSEERSQSQGFAAGQKIGEKTGLEDGYQLGWEKGAGIGSELGFYVGFCQKILQKLNDSPEGKQRPLKTAQTVLKLIEEFPLTNPTHPQLFELVQQIRAKFKQLTSVLGINASYNWSEPDTKGVSF
- the LOC138325479 gene encoding protein LTO1 homolog isoform X2 → MEGQEENDDIFHDIFMSEERSQSQGFAAGQKIGEKTGLEDGYQLGWEKGAGIGSELGFYVGFCQKILQKLNDSPEGKQRPLKTAQTVLKLIEEFPLTNPTHPQLFELVQQIRAKFKQYISS